One genomic window of Equus caballus isolate H_3958 breed thoroughbred chromosome 6, TB-T2T, whole genome shotgun sequence includes the following:
- the BAZ2A gene encoding bromodomain adjacent to zinc finger domain protein 2A isoform X16, giving the protein MEMEANDHFNFTGLPPAPAASGLKPSPSSGEGLYTNGSPMNFPQQGKSLNGDVNVNGLSTVSHTTTSGILNSAPHSSSTSHLHHPNVAYDCLWNYSQYPSANPGSNLKDPPLLSQFSGGQYPLNGILGGSRQPSSPSHNTNLRAGSQEFWANGTQSPMGLNFDSQELYDSFPDQNFEVMPNAPPSFFTSPQTSPMLGSSIQTFAPSQEVGSSIHPDEAAEKELSSVVAENGTGLVGSLELEEEQPAEPSGWCFCGSSTSSRVGVQIISSSCRAAGLERAELKMCGYNGSVPSVESLHQEVSVLVPDPTVSCLDDPSHLPDQLEDTPILSEVSLEPFNTLAPEPVSGGLYGIDDTELMGAEDKLPLEDSPVISALDCPSLNNATAFSLLADDSQTSASIFASPASPPVLGESVLQALPPVSSEVSLTASPVTSPKVSPAASPAAVFPVASPGNKDVSSFPETTADLEEITGEGVTASGSGDVLRRRIATPEEVRLPLQHGWRREVRIKKGSHRWQGETWYYGPCGKRMKQFPEVIKYLSRNVVHNVRREHFSFSPRMPVGDFFEERDTPEGLQWVQLSAEEIPSRIQAITGKRGRPRNTEKAKTKEVPKVKRGRGRPPKVKITELLNKTDNRLLKKLEAQETLNEEDKAKMSKIKKKVKQKVQRGECQTAGQGQARNKRKQETKSLKQKEAKKKSKAEKEKVKTKQEKLKEKVKREKKEKVKMKEKEEVTKTKAACKADKTLTSQRRLEERQRQQMILEEMKKPTEDMCLTDHQPLPNFSRIPGLILPSGAFSDCLTIVEFLHSFGKVLGFDPAKDVPSLGVLQEGLLCQGDSLGEVQDLLVRLLKAALYDPGLPSYCQSLKILGEKVSEIPLTRDNVSEILRCFLMAYGVEPALCDSLRTQPFQAQPPQQKAAVLAFLVHELNGSTLIINEIDKTLESMSSYRKNKWIVEGRLRRLKTALAKRTGRPEVEMQGPEEGLGRRRSSRIMEETSGMEEEEEEEITAVVHGRRGRRDGEVDATASSIPELERQIEKLSKRQLFFRKKLLHSSQMLRAVSLGQDRYRRRYWVLPYLAGIFVEGTEGSLVPEDVIKQEADSLKVAGHTAPSPAPCSLKRELAGSSTSTSSPARARGRPRKTKPGSMHPRHLKSPFRGQESEQPQAQLQPETQPHPQLQAHAQPQPQPQPQLQSHPQSHNGFLEPEGSPLSLGQSQHDLSQSAFLSWLSQTQSHGSLLSSSVLTPDSSPGKLDSTPSQPLEEPEPDEAESSPDSQAPWFNFSAQIPCNAAPTPPPAVSEDQPTPSLQLPASSKPANRPSAANPCSPVQLFSTPLPGVAPKRRAGDPGETPQSPAGLRQPKRRGRPPSKFFKQMEQRYLTQLTAQPVPAEMCSGWWWIQDPETLDATLKALHPRGIREKALHKHLNKHRDFLQEVCLRPSTDPIFEPSQLPPFQEGILSWSPKEKTYETDLAVLQWVEELEQRVILSDLQIRGWTCPSPDSTREDLAYCEHLPDSQEDITWRGRGREGLAPVRKTTNPLDLAVMRLAALEQNVERRYLREPLWPAHEVVLEKALLSSPSSAPQCATTEISYEITPRIRAWRQTLERCRSAAQVCLCLGQLERSIAWEKSVNKVTCLVCRKGDNDEFLLLCDGCDRGCHIYCHRPKMEAVPEGDWFCAVCLAQQVEGEFTQKPRFPKRGQKRKSSYVLNFPEGDGRRRRVLSRGRESPAVPRYSEEGLSPSKRRRLSMRNHHSDLTFCEIILMEMESHDAAWPFLEPVNPRLVSGYRRIIKNPMDFSTMRERLLRGGYTSSEEFAADALLVFDNCQTFNEDDSEVGKAGHIMRRFFESRWEEFYQGKQANL; this is encoded by the exons AAATGGAGGCAAACGACCATTTTAACTTTACTGGCCTTCCCCCTGCACCTGCTGCCTCAGGACTGAAACCCTCTCCCTCCTCAGGGGAGGGCCTCTACACTAACGGGTCTCCCATGAACTTCCCCCAGCAAGGGAAAA gTTTGAATGGGGATGTGAATGTTAATGGCTTATCTACTGTATCTCACACTACTACTTCAGGGATTTTGAACTCTGctccccactcctccagcacCTCACACCTCCATCACCCCAACGTGGCCTACGACTGTCTCTGGAACTACTCACAGTACCCATCTGCCAATCCTGGCAGCAACCTCAAGGACCCACCCCTTCTCTCCCAGTTCTCTGGGGGACAATACCCACTCAACGGCATCCTTGGGGGCAGCCGGCAACCTTCATCCCCAAGTCACAACACTAACCTTCGGGCTGGGAGCCAGGAATTCTGGGCCAACGGCACCCAGAGTCCCATGGGGCTTAACTTCGACTCACAGGAACTGTATGATTCCTTTCCTGACCAGAATTTTGAGGTGATGCCCAATGCACCCCCTAGTTTTTTCACCTCCCCACAGACTTCACCTATGTTGGGATCCAGTATCCAAACCTTTGCACCCTCCCAGGAGGTAGGCAGTAGTATCCATCCTGATGAGGCGGCAGAAAAGGAGCTGTCTTCAGTTGTGGCAGAGAATGGCACTGGCTTGGTAGGCAgcctggagctggaggaagagcagCCAG CAGAGCCAAGTGGCTGGTGTTTTTGTGGCAGCAGCACCAGCTCGCGAGTGGGAGTGCAAATTATTTCAAGCTCATGCAGAGCTGCTGGCCTGGAGAGGGCAG AACTGAAGATGTGTGGCTACAATGGCTCCGTCCCTTCTGTGGAATCATTACACCAAGAGGTCTCAGTCTTGGTCCCTGACCCCACAGTGAGCTGCTTAGATGATCCTTCACATCTTCCTGATCAACTGGAAGACACTCCAATCCTCAGTGAAGTCTCTCTGGAGCCCTTCAACACTCTGGCACCAG AGCCAGTGAGTGGAGGACTCTATGGTATAGATGACACGGAGCTGATGGGTGCAGAGGACAAGCTGCCTCTTGAGGACAGCCCTGTGATTTCTGCCCTTGACTGCCCTTCCCTCAATAACGCCACTGCCTTCAGTCTCCTGGCAGATGACAGTCAAACTTCAGCCTCTATTTTTGCCAGCCCTGCttctccacctgtccttggggaATCTGTCCTGCAGG CCCTCCCACCAGTATCCTCGGAAGTCTCCTTGACAGCCTCCCCGGTGACCTCCCCAAAAGTGTCCCCTGCAGCTTCCCCAGCAGCTGTCTTCCCAGTAGCCTCCCCAGGAAATAAGGATGTCAGCAGCTTTCCTGAAACCACTGCTGACCTGGAAGAGATCACCGGCGAAGGAGTCACTGCTTCTGGCAGTG GTGATGTCCTGAGGAGACGTATTGCTACCCCTGAAGAAGTTCGTCTTCCCCTCCAACATGG gtggcgGAGAGAGGTGCGCATCAAGAAGGGCAGCCACCGCTGGCAGGGAGAGACCTGGTATTACGGCCCCTGTGGGAAGAGGATGAAACAGTTCCCGGAAGTGATCAAG TACCTGAGCCGCAACGTGGTACACAATGTCCGCCGTGAGCACTTCAGCTTCAGTCCCCGTATGCCTGTTGGAGATTTCTTTGAAGAGAGAGACACACCAGAG GGCTTGCAGTGGGTACAGCTCTCAGCAGAGGAGATCCCATCCAGGATTCAGGCAATTACTGGGAAACGGGGCCGACCTCGAAACACTGAGAAGGCCAAGACCAAGGAAGTCCCCAAGGTGAAACGGGGCCGAGGTCGGCCACCCAAGGTCAAAATCACTGAGCTGTTGAATAAGACAGACAACCGCCTCCTAAAGAAATTGGAGGCCCAAG AAACGCTGAATGAGGAGGATAAAGCAAAGATGAGTAAAATCAAGAAGAAGGTGAAGCAGAAGGTACAGCGGGGAGAGTGTCAGACTGCTGGCCAAGGGCAG GCCAGAAACAAGCGGAAACAAGAGACCAAGAGCTTAAAGCAGAAGGAAGCTAAGAAGAAATCCAAG GCTGAGAAGGAGAAGGTaaagacaaagcaggaaaaactgaaagaaaaagtcaagagggagaagaaggagaaggtaaaaatgaaggaaaaggaggaggtgaCCAAAACCAAGGCAGCCTGTAAAGCAGATAAAACCCTGACCTCGCAGAGGCGCTTGGAGGAGCGGCAGAGACAGCAGATGATCTTGGAAGAGATGAAGAAGCCCACAGAGGATATGTGTCTGACTGACCACCAG CCCCTGCCCAACTTCTCACGCATCCCTGGTCTCATCCTGCCTAGTGGGGCCTTCTCAGACTGCTTGACCATTGTGGAGTTTCTGCACAGCTTTGGCAAGGTGCTGGGCTTTGACCCTGCCAAAGATGTACCTAGCCTGGGGGTCCTGCAGGAGGGACTTCTGTGTCAAGGCGACAGCTTGGGCGAGGTGCAAGATCTGCTTGTGCGGCTGCTGAAGGCTGCCCTCTACGACCCTGGCTTGCCCTCCTACTGTCAG TCCTTAAAGATCTTGGGGGAGAAGGTATCTGAGATCCCACTGACAAGAGACAACGTGTCTGAGATCCTGCGCTGCTTCCTCATGGCATATGGAGTGGAGCCAGCCCTCTGTGACAGCCTGCGCACCCAGCCTTTTCAGGCCCAGCCACCCCAACAGAAGGCTGCTGTCCTGGCCTTCCTGGTGCATGAGCTCAACGGCTCCACCCTCATCATCAa TGAGATTGACAAGACTCTGGAGAGTATGTCCAGCTACAGGAAAAACAAGTGGATTGTTGAAGGCCGGCTCCGGAG ACTGAAAACTGCTCTGGCCAAGCGAACTGGGCGGCCTGAGGTAGAGATGCAAGGGCCAGAGGAAGGCCTGGGGCGGAGGCGCAGTTCTCGGATCATGGAGGAGACCAGTGGcatggaagaggaggaagaggaggagattaCAGCAGTTGTCCATGGCCGTAGGGGTCGAAGAGATGGAGAG GTTGATGCCACAGCATCTAGCATCCCAGAGCTAGAGCGCCAGATAGAAAAACTCAGCAAG CGTCAGCTTTTCTTTCGCAAAAAGCTGCTTCACTCATCCCAGATGCTTCGGGCAGTCTCCTTGGGTCAGGACCGCTACAGACGCCGCTACTGGGTGTTGCCCTATTTGGCTGGTATCTTTGTGGAAGGAACAGAGGGGAGCTTAG TTCCTGAGGATGTGATAAAGCAGGAAGCTGACTCCTTGAAAGTAGCAGGCCATACAGCACCCAGCCCAGCTCCCTGCTCTCTGAAGAGGGAATTAGctggctccagcacctccaccagTTCTCCTGCCCGGGCCCGAGGCCGACCTCGAAAAACTAAGCCTGGGTCTATGCATCCTAGGCACCTTAAATCCCCTTTTAGGGGTCAGGAGTCAGAACAGCCCCAAGCCCAGCTTCAGCCTGAGACTCAGCCCCATCCTCAGCTTCAGGCTCAtgcccagcctcagccccagccccagccccagcttcaGTCCCATCCTCAGTCCCATAATGGGTTCCTGGAGCCAGAAGGCTCCCCTTTGTCTCTGGGTCAGAGCCAGCATGACCTCAGCCAGTCAGCCTTCCTGTCTTGGCTAAGCCAGACTCAGAGCCATGGCTCCCTGTTGAGCAGCTCAGTCCTCACTCCTGATAGCAGCCCTGGAAAACTGGACTCGACCCCATCACAGCCCCTAGAGGAGCCAGAGCCTGATGAGGCGGAATCCAGCCCTGATTCTCAAGCTCCCTGGTTTAACTTCTCAGCTCAGATACCCTGCAACGCTGCCCCTACGCCACCCCCTGCAGTTTCTGAGGACCAGCCTACTCCCTCCCTCCAGCTACCTGCCTCCTCCAAGCCA GCGAACAGACCCAGTGCTGCCAACCCCTGTTCTCCAGTGCAGCTCTTTTCCACCCCTTTGCCTGGGGTGGCCCCTAAGAGGCGAGCAGGAGACCCTGGAGAAACACCACAAAGTCCCGCAGGGCTGCGACAGCCAAAACGGAGAGGGAGACCCCCCAGTAAGTTCTTCAAACAGATGGAGCAGCGTTACCTAACCCAGCTGACAGCCCAGCCTGTCCCTGCTG AGATGTGCTCAGGCTGGTGGTGGATCCAAGATCCTGAGACATTGGATGCCACACTCAAGGCCCTGCACCCCCGAGGCATCCGGGAGAAGGCACTTCACAAACACCTAAACAAGCACAGGGACTTCTTACAGGAAGTCTGCCTTCGGCCCTCAACTG ACCCCATTTTTGAGCCCAGTCAGCTACCTCCCTTTCAAGAAGGGATTTTAAGCTGGTCTCCCAAAGAGAAGACATATGAGACAGACCTGGCTGTGCTTCAGTGGGTAGAGGAGCTGGAACAGCGGGTTATCCTGTCTGATCTGCAGATTCGG GGCTGGACATGTCCTAGCCCAGACTCTACTCGTGAAGACTTGGCCTACTGTGAGCATCTGCCCGACTCCCAGGAGGACATCACCTGGAGAGGTCGAGGCAGGGAAGGTCTGGCACCCGTGCGTAAAACTACCAACCCTCTGGACCTGGCTGTGATGCGACTGGCTGCCCTGGAGCAGAATGTGGAGCGACGGTATCTACGGGAGCCCCTCTGGCCAGCTCACGAGGTTGTGCTGGAGAAGGCCCTGCTCAGCTCCCCCAGTAGTGCCCCGCAGTGCGCCACTACAGAGAT ATCATATGAGATCACCCCTCGCATTCGGGCCTGGCGCCAGACACTCGAGCGGTGCCGCAGTGCAGCCCAGGTGTGTTTGTGCCTGGGCCAGCTGGAGAGGTCCATTGCCTGGGAGAAGTCCGTCAACAAAGTG ACCTGTCTAGTCTGCCGGAAGGGTGACAACGATGAGTTTCTTCTGCTTTGTGATGGATGTGACCGTGGCTGCCACATTTACTGCCATCGGCCCAAGATGGAGGCTGTCCCAGAAGGAGACTGGTTCTGTGCTGTCTGTTTGGCCCAG CAGGTAGAGGGAGAATTCACTCAGAAGCCTCGTTTCCCAAAACGAGGCCAGAAGCGGAAAAGTAGTTATGTGCTGAACTTCCCAGAGGGTGATGGCCGCCGACGCCGGGTACTGTCAAGGGGCCGAGAAAGCCCAGCAGTGCCTCGGTACTCCGAAGAAGGGCTGTCCCCCTCGAAGCGGCGGCGACTCTCCATGCGGAACCACCACAGTGATCTCACATTTTGCGA GATTATCTTGATGGAGATGGAGTCCCATGATGCAGCCTGGCCCTTCCTGGAGCCTGTGAACCCACGTTTGGTGAGTGGGTACCGGCGCATCATCAAAAACCCTATGGATTTTTCCACCATGCGGGAGCGGCTGCTCCGGGGAGG GTACACCAGCTCAGAGGAGTTTGCGGCTGACGCACTCCTGGTCTTTGACAACTGCCAGACCTTCAACGAGGATGACTCTGAAGTGGGCAAGGCTGGGCACATCATGCGCCGCTTCTTCGAGAGCCGCTGGGAGGAGTTTTATCAGGGAAAACAGGCCAATCTATGA
- the BAZ2A gene encoding bromodomain adjacent to zinc finger domain protein 2A isoform X18: MEMEANDHFNFTGLPPAPAASGLKPSPSSGEGLYTNGSPMNFPQQGKSLNGDVNVNGLSTVSHTTTSGILNSAPHSSSTSHLHHPNVAYDCLWNYSQYPSANPGSNLKDPPLLSQFSGGQYPLNGILGGSRQPSSPSHNTNLRAGSQEFWANGTQSPMGLNFDSQELYDSFPDQNFEVMPNAPPSFFTSPQTSPMLGSSIQTFAPSQEVGSSIHPDEAAEKELSSVVAENGTGLVGSLELEEEQPELKMCGYNGSVPSVESLHQEVSVLVPDPTVSCLDDPSHLPDQLEDTPILSEVSLEPFNTLAPEPVSGGLYGIDDTELMGAEDKLPLEDSPVISALDCPSLNNATAFSLLADDSQTSASIFASPASPPVLGESVLQALPPVSSEVSLTASPVTSPKVSPAASPAAVFPVASPGNKDVSSFPETTADLEEITGEGVTASGSGDVLRRRIATPEEVRLPLQHGWRREVRIKKGSHRWQGETWYYGPCGKRMKQFPEVIKYLSRNVVHNVRREHFSFSPRMPVGDFFEERDTPEGLQWVQLSAEEIPSRIQAITGKRGRPRNTEKAKTKEVPKVKRGRGRPPKVKITELLNKTDNRLLKKLEAQETLNEEDKAKMSKIKKKVKQKVQRGECQTAGQGQARNKRKQETKSLKQKEAKKKSKAEKEKVKTKQEKLKEKVKREKKEKVKMKEKEEVTKTKAACKADKTLTSQRRLEERQRQQMILEEMKKPTEDMCLTDHQPLPNFSRIPGLILPSGAFSDCLTIVEFLHSFGKVLGFDPAKDVPSLGVLQEGLLCQGDSLGEVQDLLVRLLKAALYDPGLPSYCQSLKILGEKVSEIPLTRDNVSEILRCFLMAYGVEPALCDSLRTQPFQAQPPQQKAAVLAFLVHELNGSTLIINEIDKTLESMSSYRKNKWIVEGRLRRLKTALAKRTGRPEVEMQGPEEGLGRRRSSRIMEETSGMEEEEEEEITAVVHGRRGRRDGEVDATASSIPELERQIEKLSKRQLFFRKKLLHSSQMLRAVSLGQDRYRRRYWVLPYLAGIFVEGTEGSLVPEDVIKQEADSLKVAGHTAPSPAPCSLKRELAGSSTSTSSPARARGRPRKTKPGSMHPRHLKSPFRGQESEQPQAQLQPETQPHPQLQAHAQPQPQPQPQLQSHPQSHNGFLEPEGSPLSLGQSQHDLSQSAFLSWLSQTQSHGSLLSSSVLTPDSSPGKLDSTPSQPLEEPEPDEAESSPDSQAPWFNFSAQIPCNAAPTPPPAVSEDQPTPSLQLPASSKPANRPSAANPCSPVQLFSTPLPGVAPKRRAGDPGETPQSPAGLRQPKRRGRPPSKFFKQMEQRYLTQLTAQPVPAEMCSGWWWIQDPETLDATLKALHPRGIREKALHKHLNKHRDFLQEVCLRPSTDPIFEPSQLPPFQEGILSWSPKEKTYETDLAVLQWVEELEQRVILSDLQIRGWTCPSPDSTREDLAYCEHLPDSQEDITWRGRGREGLAPVRKTTNPLDLAVMRLAALEQNVERRYLREPLWPAHEVVLEKALLSSPSSAPQCATTEISYEITPRIRAWRQTLERCRSAAQVCLCLGQLERSIAWEKSVNKVTCLVCRKGDNDEFLLLCDGCDRGCHIYCHRPKMEAVPEGDWFCAVCLAQQVEGEFTQKPRFPKRGQKRKSSYVLNFPEGDGRRRRVLSRGRESPAVPRYSEEGLSPSKRRRLSMRNHHSDLTFCEIILMEMESHDAAWPFLEPVNPRLVSGYRRIIKNPMDFSTMRERLLRGGYTSSEEFAADALLVFDNCQTFNEDDSEVGKAGHIMRRFFESRWEEFYQGKQANL; this comes from the exons AAATGGAGGCAAACGACCATTTTAACTTTACTGGCCTTCCCCCTGCACCTGCTGCCTCAGGACTGAAACCCTCTCCCTCCTCAGGGGAGGGCCTCTACACTAACGGGTCTCCCATGAACTTCCCCCAGCAAGGGAAAA gTTTGAATGGGGATGTGAATGTTAATGGCTTATCTACTGTATCTCACACTACTACTTCAGGGATTTTGAACTCTGctccccactcctccagcacCTCACACCTCCATCACCCCAACGTGGCCTACGACTGTCTCTGGAACTACTCACAGTACCCATCTGCCAATCCTGGCAGCAACCTCAAGGACCCACCCCTTCTCTCCCAGTTCTCTGGGGGACAATACCCACTCAACGGCATCCTTGGGGGCAGCCGGCAACCTTCATCCCCAAGTCACAACACTAACCTTCGGGCTGGGAGCCAGGAATTCTGGGCCAACGGCACCCAGAGTCCCATGGGGCTTAACTTCGACTCACAGGAACTGTATGATTCCTTTCCTGACCAGAATTTTGAGGTGATGCCCAATGCACCCCCTAGTTTTTTCACCTCCCCACAGACTTCACCTATGTTGGGATCCAGTATCCAAACCTTTGCACCCTCCCAGGAGGTAGGCAGTAGTATCCATCCTGATGAGGCGGCAGAAAAGGAGCTGTCTTCAGTTGTGGCAGAGAATGGCACTGGCTTGGTAGGCAgcctggagctggaggaagagcagCCAG AACTGAAGATGTGTGGCTACAATGGCTCCGTCCCTTCTGTGGAATCATTACACCAAGAGGTCTCAGTCTTGGTCCCTGACCCCACAGTGAGCTGCTTAGATGATCCTTCACATCTTCCTGATCAACTGGAAGACACTCCAATCCTCAGTGAAGTCTCTCTGGAGCCCTTCAACACTCTGGCACCAG AGCCAGTGAGTGGAGGACTCTATGGTATAGATGACACGGAGCTGATGGGTGCAGAGGACAAGCTGCCTCTTGAGGACAGCCCTGTGATTTCTGCCCTTGACTGCCCTTCCCTCAATAACGCCACTGCCTTCAGTCTCCTGGCAGATGACAGTCAAACTTCAGCCTCTATTTTTGCCAGCCCTGCttctccacctgtccttggggaATCTGTCCTGCAGG CCCTCCCACCAGTATCCTCGGAAGTCTCCTTGACAGCCTCCCCGGTGACCTCCCCAAAAGTGTCCCCTGCAGCTTCCCCAGCAGCTGTCTTCCCAGTAGCCTCCCCAGGAAATAAGGATGTCAGCAGCTTTCCTGAAACCACTGCTGACCTGGAAGAGATCACCGGCGAAGGAGTCACTGCTTCTGGCAGTG GTGATGTCCTGAGGAGACGTATTGCTACCCCTGAAGAAGTTCGTCTTCCCCTCCAACATGG gtggcgGAGAGAGGTGCGCATCAAGAAGGGCAGCCACCGCTGGCAGGGAGAGACCTGGTATTACGGCCCCTGTGGGAAGAGGATGAAACAGTTCCCGGAAGTGATCAAG TACCTGAGCCGCAACGTGGTACACAATGTCCGCCGTGAGCACTTCAGCTTCAGTCCCCGTATGCCTGTTGGAGATTTCTTTGAAGAGAGAGACACACCAGAG GGCTTGCAGTGGGTACAGCTCTCAGCAGAGGAGATCCCATCCAGGATTCAGGCAATTACTGGGAAACGGGGCCGACCTCGAAACACTGAGAAGGCCAAGACCAAGGAAGTCCCCAAGGTGAAACGGGGCCGAGGTCGGCCACCCAAGGTCAAAATCACTGAGCTGTTGAATAAGACAGACAACCGCCTCCTAAAGAAATTGGAGGCCCAAG AAACGCTGAATGAGGAGGATAAAGCAAAGATGAGTAAAATCAAGAAGAAGGTGAAGCAGAAGGTACAGCGGGGAGAGTGTCAGACTGCTGGCCAAGGGCAG GCCAGAAACAAGCGGAAACAAGAGACCAAGAGCTTAAAGCAGAAGGAAGCTAAGAAGAAATCCAAG GCTGAGAAGGAGAAGGTaaagacaaagcaggaaaaactgaaagaaaaagtcaagagggagaagaaggagaaggtaaaaatgaaggaaaaggaggaggtgaCCAAAACCAAGGCAGCCTGTAAAGCAGATAAAACCCTGACCTCGCAGAGGCGCTTGGAGGAGCGGCAGAGACAGCAGATGATCTTGGAAGAGATGAAGAAGCCCACAGAGGATATGTGTCTGACTGACCACCAG CCCCTGCCCAACTTCTCACGCATCCCTGGTCTCATCCTGCCTAGTGGGGCCTTCTCAGACTGCTTGACCATTGTGGAGTTTCTGCACAGCTTTGGCAAGGTGCTGGGCTTTGACCCTGCCAAAGATGTACCTAGCCTGGGGGTCCTGCAGGAGGGACTTCTGTGTCAAGGCGACAGCTTGGGCGAGGTGCAAGATCTGCTTGTGCGGCTGCTGAAGGCTGCCCTCTACGACCCTGGCTTGCCCTCCTACTGTCAG TCCTTAAAGATCTTGGGGGAGAAGGTATCTGAGATCCCACTGACAAGAGACAACGTGTCTGAGATCCTGCGCTGCTTCCTCATGGCATATGGAGTGGAGCCAGCCCTCTGTGACAGCCTGCGCACCCAGCCTTTTCAGGCCCAGCCACCCCAACAGAAGGCTGCTGTCCTGGCCTTCCTGGTGCATGAGCTCAACGGCTCCACCCTCATCATCAa TGAGATTGACAAGACTCTGGAGAGTATGTCCAGCTACAGGAAAAACAAGTGGATTGTTGAAGGCCGGCTCCGGAG ACTGAAAACTGCTCTGGCCAAGCGAACTGGGCGGCCTGAGGTAGAGATGCAAGGGCCAGAGGAAGGCCTGGGGCGGAGGCGCAGTTCTCGGATCATGGAGGAGACCAGTGGcatggaagaggaggaagaggaggagattaCAGCAGTTGTCCATGGCCGTAGGGGTCGAAGAGATGGAGAG GTTGATGCCACAGCATCTAGCATCCCAGAGCTAGAGCGCCAGATAGAAAAACTCAGCAAG CGTCAGCTTTTCTTTCGCAAAAAGCTGCTTCACTCATCCCAGATGCTTCGGGCAGTCTCCTTGGGTCAGGACCGCTACAGACGCCGCTACTGGGTGTTGCCCTATTTGGCTGGTATCTTTGTGGAAGGAACAGAGGGGAGCTTAG TTCCTGAGGATGTGATAAAGCAGGAAGCTGACTCCTTGAAAGTAGCAGGCCATACAGCACCCAGCCCAGCTCCCTGCTCTCTGAAGAGGGAATTAGctggctccagcacctccaccagTTCTCCTGCCCGGGCCCGAGGCCGACCTCGAAAAACTAAGCCTGGGTCTATGCATCCTAGGCACCTTAAATCCCCTTTTAGGGGTCAGGAGTCAGAACAGCCCCAAGCCCAGCTTCAGCCTGAGACTCAGCCCCATCCTCAGCTTCAGGCTCAtgcccagcctcagccccagccccagccccagcttcaGTCCCATCCTCAGTCCCATAATGGGTTCCTGGAGCCAGAAGGCTCCCCTTTGTCTCTGGGTCAGAGCCAGCATGACCTCAGCCAGTCAGCCTTCCTGTCTTGGCTAAGCCAGACTCAGAGCCATGGCTCCCTGTTGAGCAGCTCAGTCCTCACTCCTGATAGCAGCCCTGGAAAACTGGACTCGACCCCATCACAGCCCCTAGAGGAGCCAGAGCCTGATGAGGCGGAATCCAGCCCTGATTCTCAAGCTCCCTGGTTTAACTTCTCAGCTCAGATACCCTGCAACGCTGCCCCTACGCCACCCCCTGCAGTTTCTGAGGACCAGCCTACTCCCTCCCTCCAGCTACCTGCCTCCTCCAAGCCA GCGAACAGACCCAGTGCTGCCAACCCCTGTTCTCCAGTGCAGCTCTTTTCCACCCCTTTGCCTGGGGTGGCCCCTAAGAGGCGAGCAGGAGACCCTGGAGAAACACCACAAAGTCCCGCAGGGCTGCGACAGCCAAAACGGAGAGGGAGACCCCCCAGTAAGTTCTTCAAACAGATGGAGCAGCGTTACCTAACCCAGCTGACAGCCCAGCCTGTCCCTGCTG AGATGTGCTCAGGCTGGTGGTGGATCCAAGATCCTGAGACATTGGATGCCACACTCAAGGCCCTGCACCCCCGAGGCATCCGGGAGAAGGCACTTCACAAACACCTAAACAAGCACAGGGACTTCTTACAGGAAGTCTGCCTTCGGCCCTCAACTG ACCCCATTTTTGAGCCCAGTCAGCTACCTCCCTTTCAAGAAGGGATTTTAAGCTGGTCTCCCAAAGAGAAGACATATGAGACAGACCTGGCTGTGCTTCAGTGGGTAGAGGAGCTGGAACAGCGGGTTATCCTGTCTGATCTGCAGATTCGG GGCTGGACATGTCCTAGCCCAGACTCTACTCGTGAAGACTTGGCCTACTGTGAGCATCTGCCCGACTCCCAGGAGGACATCACCTGGAGAGGTCGAGGCAGGGAAGGTCTGGCACCCGTGCGTAAAACTACCAACCCTCTGGACCTGGCTGTGATGCGACTGGCTGCCCTGGAGCAGAATGTGGAGCGACGGTATCTACGGGAGCCCCTCTGGCCAGCTCACGAGGTTGTGCTGGAGAAGGCCCTGCTCAGCTCCCCCAGTAGTGCCCCGCAGTGCGCCACTACAGAGAT ATCATATGAGATCACCCCTCGCATTCGGGCCTGGCGCCAGACACTCGAGCGGTGCCGCAGTGCAGCCCAGGTGTGTTTGTGCCTGGGCCAGCTGGAGAGGTCCATTGCCTGGGAGAAGTCCGTCAACAAAGTG ACCTGTCTAGTCTGCCGGAAGGGTGACAACGATGAGTTTCTTCTGCTTTGTGATGGATGTGACCGTGGCTGCCACATTTACTGCCATCGGCCCAAGATGGAGGCTGTCCCAGAAGGAGACTGGTTCTGTGCTGTCTGTTTGGCCCAG CAGGTAGAGGGAGAATTCACTCAGAAGCCTCGTTTCCCAAAACGAGGCCAGAAGCGGAAAAGTAGTTATGTGCTGAACTTCCCAGAGGGTGATGGCCGCCGACGCCGGGTACTGTCAAGGGGCCGAGAAAGCCCAGCAGTGCCTCGGTACTCCGAAGAAGGGCTGTCCCCCTCGAAGCGGCGGCGACTCTCCATGCGGAACCACCACAGTGATCTCACATTTTGCGA GATTATCTTGATGGAGATGGAGTCCCATGATGCAGCCTGGCCCTTCCTGGAGCCTGTGAACCCACGTTTGGTGAGTGGGTACCGGCGCATCATCAAAAACCCTATGGATTTTTCCACCATGCGGGAGCGGCTGCTCCGGGGAGG GTACACCAGCTCAGAGGAGTTTGCGGCTGACGCACTCCTGGTCTTTGACAACTGCCAGACCTTCAACGAGGATGACTCTGAAGTGGGCAAGGCTGGGCACATCATGCGCCGCTTCTTCGAGAGCCGCTGGGAGGAGTTTTATCAGGGAAAACAGGCCAATCTATGA